The stretch of DNA TCATCTGGACCGTCGACACGCTGGACTGGAAGTACCGCGTCACGTCGTCGGTGGTCTCGCGTGCGCTTTCCGGCGCGCGCAATGGTGCGATCGTGCTCATGCACGACGGTGGTGGGCCGCGCGGCGCAACGGCGGCGGCGGTACCGATCGTCATCAGGAGGCTGCGCGCGCGCGGCTACGACTTAGTCACGCTCGACGAGATGGCGGCGCTCGGCTACAAGGTGCGCTAGAGGGACGGTCCTGCGGCTACTCGCCGAACAGGTCGACGGCCTCTTGCAGCACGTCGGGAATCGGGATTCCCTGCGGGCAGCGCTCCTCGCAACTTCCGCACTGTGTACAAGCCGAGGCCTTCACCGCGATGTGGCTGTAGCCGCGTCGCGCAGACTCGACATCGTCGTAGAGCGACGCGTTGTTGAGTTGCCGGATGCAGCCGGGTATGTCGACGCCGGCTGGGCACGGCAGGCAGTAGCGGCACGCGGTGCAGTCGGCGACGATGCGCGAGCGGTAGATGTCGCGCACGTGCTCGACGAGATCGAGCTCCTCGGCGGTGAGCGAGTCGGCGACGCCCTCATCGGCGATGCGAAGATTCTCGGCGAGCTGCTCGGGCGTGCTCATGCCGGAGAGCAGCATGCTCACGTCGGCGTCGTTCCACACCCAGCGAAGCGCCCACTCGGCGGGCGTGCGGTCGGCCTCGGCGCTCGCCCACGCGGCGGCGATGTCGTCGGGCACATGCCCAGCGAGGCGACCGCCCTTCAGCGGCTCCATCACGATGACACCCAAGCCGCGCGCGCATGCGTAGCGCAAGCCCCGCTCGCCAGCCTGGTAGTCGACGTCGAGCAGGTTGTACTGGATCTGGGTGAACGTCCAGTCGTAGGCGTCCACGATCCGCTTGAACGTGGGGAGGTCGTGGTGGTACGAGAAGCCGGCGTAGCGGATGCGCCCGTCAGCCAGCGCCGCGTCGAGGAACTCCGTGACGCCGAGTGCTTCGAGGTTCTCCCAGTACACGTCGTTGAGGGCGTGGAGCAGGTAGCAGTCGATGTGGTCGGTGCCGAGACGCTCGAGCTGGCCTTCGAGATACCGGTCCATGTCGCCGCGCGTCTTGACGAGCCAGCTCGGGAGTTTCGTCGCCACGTGCACGCGATCGCGGTATCCGTCGGCAAGCGCGTGGCCGACAACCTCCTCGCTGTGCCCGTGCTCGGTCATCGAGTTACCGTGGTACGGGTAGGCGGTGTCGACGTAGTTGACGCCTGCGTCGATGGCCGTGCGCATCATCTGCGTGGCCAAGGGCTCGTCGATCGCATCGGACTGCCCGCCGACTACCGGGAGGCGCATGGCGCCGAATCCAAGAACCGAGACATCAGGCCCGTTGGGGCCGAGCTTGCGATAGAGCACGCCGCGCGCCTTCTTTCGCCGGATTACCGCTCGTCACTCGTGAGCGCATCGCACTAGTTTGCGCCACTCATGCCCGCGCGCGCCAGAGCCGCGCTGATCGGGCCGGGTGAGTAGCCAGATTGCGCTCGGGTATACCAGCGCTAGGCCTGTCTCCAGCAAACGGTGCACCCGCAAGCCCTGTTCCACCGATTCCCGGCATGATCGAGGAGGTTTGCGCAATGGCCCAAGATGCGCGAAACGAGAGCGGCGAGGTCTCCCGCCGCGGGTTCGTAGGCTGGGCGGTGGGACTCGGAGCCGGATTCGTGGCGCTCGTCGCCGGAATCCCGCTCGTCGGGTCGCTCGCAGAGTCTAGCGCCGCCGCGACACCTGGCGACTACGTGCAGGTCGCCGACGTCTCGGGGATACCCGTGGGCGAGCCGTTCGGGATCTCCTTCGCCCAGGAGACCCAAGACGCCTTCAACGTCACGATGCTGCCGCACTCGGTGTACGCACTGAAGAAGTCCGACACCGAGATCGTCGTCTACTCACCGGTGTGCCCGCACCTGGGCTGCCAGGTTTACTTCGACCGAGCCGCAAACGAGTACGTGTGCCCGTGCCACGCGAGCAAGTTCGCCGTCGACGGCGCACGCATCTCAGGACCGACGCCACGTGGATTGGACACGCTCCCATCCAAGATCGAGAAGGGTGCCCTGTTCGTTCAGTGGGTCCAGTACAAGCCCGGTATCGCCGAGAAGACTCCGGTCTAAGGGAGGTGTGAATCGTGGCAAAAGCAAACGGTTGGTGGGAAAGCAGGCTGGGACTGAAGAGTGCGCTTCGCGCGACGCTCGACGAGGAGATCCCCGGCGGAGCCAAGTTCACATACGCCCTTGGCAGCGCGACGATCCTGACCTTCATCACCCTCGCGGTCACCGGCATATGGGAGCTCTTCTACTACGTGCCGAGCACCTCGGGTGCGTACAACAGCGTCAACTACATCCGCTACACGGTGCCATTTGGATGGCTGATTCACGGCCTCCACTTCTGGGCCGCCAGTGCGATGGTCGTTCTCGTCCTTCTCCATCTGGTTCAAGCGTTCTTGTGGGGCGCATTCAAGAAGCCGCGCGAGCTGACCTGGGTTCTGGGCGCGGCGCTGTTGATACTCACGCTGGGCTCGGTGTTCAGTGGCGGGCCACTCGGCTGGGATGAGAAGGGTTTCTGGGCCGCGAACGTGGGGGCAGGGCTCGCAGGCAGCATCCCCGGCATCGGCACCTTCCTGCAGGGGCTCGTCTTTGGCGGACAACCCATCGGACAGTCCACGCTCTCTCGGCTGTTCGCGTTCCACATCGCCCTGTTCCCGATTCTCATTCTGGGCTTGTTCGCGCTGCACATGATCGCGTTTCGCAAGGGAGGCGCAGCGGGCTCGATCAAGGAGAGCACCAAGAAGGGCGAGTTCTGGCCCGATCAAGTACTCATGGATCTGCTCGTATTCTCGGGCATCCTGACGGTGCTGGTATGGCTGAGCGCCACAGCGATGCCTGCCGTCAGCGGGCCAGGCGACCCGGTCGATCCCACCTACGTCGCACGACCGGACTGGCCGTTCCTCTGGCTCTTCCAGATGCTCAAGTACCTCTCCGGGTCGCTGGAGTGGCTGGGCTTCGTTCTTGTGCCGCTCGTGGGCATCCTGCTGCTCTTCGCCGTGCCGTGGCTCGAGCGCAAAGAGGCTCGCAGCCCCGCAAAGCGGCCCATCCCGATGATCGTCTTCGCCATCATCGTCGTCGGCATCTCGGCACTGACGTATCTGGGGGCCACGGCGCAGCCGCCGGCGGTCACAGCGCCTACCGGCACTCCCCCGCCGACCCCGGCCACGGCGCTTGAGACAACGCCCAACACGGGGCTGAGCGTCGCTTCGCACACGATCGGCTCGACGGAGCACGGTCAGGTGCTCTTCGTCGCATACTGCCAGCAGTGCCATGGCGTTGAGGGCAAGAAGGGCATCACCAACCCCAACTCCGCAGACGGCGAGATCCCGGCGATCAACCCGATCGATCCGGAGATCAGCGGCGCCGACAAGCAAGGCAAGATCGCCGACGTCCAGAAGTTCGTCGACGGCTTGGACAACTACCTGCAAAACGGCTCGTCACCCGACGCATCGCCCGATGGCGCGGACCCGATGTATAAGATGCCGTCGTTCGGCAACACATACGCGCTCTCGCAGCCACAGATCGCCGACGTGGAGGCCTACGTGCTCGAGCTCAATGGCGTTGAGAGGGTGGCGCTCCCGAATCCCGACGCCCCCAAGACGTACGCGCTGTGGACGCTCGGCGGGTTCTTCGTGGTCGCGGTCGTTGGCGGCGTGGCGCTCGTGGGTGGGCGCAAGAAGAGGCGATAGCCTGCGCGAGCGCCGCCCAAACGTTTCAGAGAAGAACGAAGGCCGTCCCATCTCGGGGCGGCCTTCGGCACTGCGTGTTCGCGCGCTGGTCGAGCCGTTGGCGCTAGCCCTCGCCGTCGATGCGATCGATGAACTGCTCCGCGTCGGACTCGGCGACCTTGCCCTCTGCCGAGACCATCTCGCCGCTGTGTCCCGCTAGCATCGAGCCTGCTTCAACGGCGATACCGACAACCTTGGCGACCGCGCCTCGCACGTCTTCCTTCAAGCGATGATCGCCGGGCTTGTCGGCCGGCGCCTCGGCTGGGCTCTCGGTGGGCTGTTCTGTGGTGTCGTCTGCCACGGTGGTCCTCCGCAGGTCATTGGTCGGGGTGCGAATATCGCGTGCTCCTATTGTAGCCGCTCGCGCAGCCGCCTTCACCGAAGTTGGCCGACGACGAGCGCCGCCGCGATCCACCACATGACGCATGCCACGATCACGTCGAGCACTCGCCACGCCACCGGCCGGCGGAACAGCGGCGCCAGGAGCCTCGCTCCAAAGCCCAGCGCCGAGAACCACACGAGCGACGCCAGCCCCGCACCGAGCGCAAACCAGCCGCGAAGCGCGAAGTCGTACTGGGCCGCGATGCTGCCGATCAGCACGACGGTGTCGAGGTAGACGTGCGGGTTGAGAAGGCTGATGCCCAGAGTGGCGCCAATCGCCGCGCGTGTCGTGAGTGCCGCTCGCTCGGGAGCGTCGGCCGCCTCAAGCGACTCAGGCCGCAGCGCCGAGCGCAGCGCCAGCACGCCGTGCACGCCGAGAAACGCCGCACCACCCCACGCAGCGATCGCGGTCACGAGCGGGAAGCGAGCGATGACCGAGCCAAAGCCCAGTGCACCCGCCGAGATCAGC from Coriobacteriia bacterium encodes:
- a CDS encoding aldo/keto reductase, which gives rise to MLYRKLGPNGPDVSVLGFGAMRLPVVGGQSDAIDEPLATQMMRTAIDAGVNYVDTAYPYHGNSMTEHGHSEEVVGHALADGYRDRVHVATKLPSWLVKTRGDMDRYLEGQLERLGTDHIDCYLLHALNDVYWENLEALGVTEFLDAALADGRIRYAGFSYHHDLPTFKRIVDAYDWTFTQIQYNLLDVDYQAGERGLRYACARGLGVIVMEPLKGGRLAGHVPDDIAAAWASAEADRTPAEWALRWVWNDADVSMLLSGMSTPEQLAENLRIADEGVADSLTAEELDLVEHVRDIYRSRIVADCTACRYCLPCPAGVDIPGCIRQLNNASLYDDVESARRGYSHIAVKASACTQCGSCEERCPQGIPIPDVLQEAVDLFGE
- a CDS encoding cytochrome b N-terminal domain-containing protein, which encodes MAKANGWWESRLGLKSALRATLDEEIPGGAKFTYALGSATILTFITLAVTGIWELFYYVPSTSGAYNSVNYIRYTVPFGWLIHGLHFWAASAMVVLVLLHLVQAFLWGAFKKPRELTWVLGAALLILTLGSVFSGGPLGWDEKGFWAANVGAGLAGSIPGIGTFLQGLVFGGQPIGQSTLSRLFAFHIALFPILILGLFALHMIAFRKGGAAGSIKESTKKGEFWPDQVLMDLLVFSGILTVLVWLSATAMPAVSGPGDPVDPTYVARPDWPFLWLFQMLKYLSGSLEWLGFVLVPLVGILLLFAVPWLERKEARSPAKRPIPMIVFAIIVVGISALTYLGATAQPPAVTAPTGTPPPTPATALETTPNTGLSVASHTIGSTEHGQVLFVAYCQQCHGVEGKKGITNPNSADGEIPAINPIDPEISGADKQGKIADVQKFVDGLDNYLQNGSSPDASPDGADPMYKMPSFGNTYALSQPQIADVEAYVLELNGVERVALPNPDAPKTYALWTLGGFFVVAVVGGVALVGGRKKRR
- a CDS encoding ubiquinol-cytochrome c reductase iron-sulfur subunit; this translates as MAQDARNESGEVSRRGFVGWAVGLGAGFVALVAGIPLVGSLAESSAAATPGDYVQVADVSGIPVGEPFGISFAQETQDAFNVTMLPHSVYALKKSDTEIVVYSPVCPHLGCQVYFDRAANEYVCPCHASKFAVDGARISGPTPRGLDTLPSKIEKGALFVQWVQYKPGIAEKTPV
- a CDS encoding LysE/ArgO family amino acid transporter; the encoded protein is MHTAAIATVISGFALGAGLIVAIGAQNAFVLRQGIRREQVFAVVAVCVACDWTLISAGALGFGSVIARFPLVTAIAAWGGAAFLGVHGVLALRSALRPESLEAADAPERAALTTRAAIGATLGISLLNPHVYLDTVVLIGSIAAQYDFALRGWFALGAGLASLVWFSALGFGARLLAPLFRRPVAWRVLDVIVACVMWWIAAALVVGQLR